The Colletes latitarsis isolate SP2378_abdomen chromosome 1, iyColLati1, whole genome shotgun sequence genome has a segment encoding these proteins:
- the Regnase-1 gene encoding zinc finger CCCH-type containing protein regnase 1: MTVAGKRYVDCTVLETGSIADAEDSSYDSDYEVEDLIASTNVHSPVELQVSASNHSDVSRTISDTLAAEFAEYVTVQGSPPIQSPGYTARVEFALKLGYTERLVQTALQKLGPDPEQNELLAELIKLGASSSQKSVDTPEESDNVLDTDIVTDLSGCSTSLRPVVIDGSNVAMSHGNKEVFSCRGIKICVDWFKARGHGEITVFVPKWRKEASKIDNPIADQDILGELEKDRLLVFTPSRLVGGKRLVCYDDRYILKLAAEIDGIVVSNDNYRDLAQENPEFRKVIEERILMYTFVNDRFMPPDDPLGRSGPTLENFLRIIPKKTDPAPPCPYAKKCTYGNKCKFRHPERGPHPQKSVTEKLVEHVQKHLQIRGPNSNPVVPSSVPSKIPQHQPLCKTRSTVTTSAQSLLSVVKSRSVENVTIEQPINSGTHGSQVTSTTNTQGHRSSMWTTGRLNKPDAELPNPHRKLQRQLTLNPVCDPRLCQLRQYQQASQTGSVSKPSTVTTSRVQHRPLTRHSSNESPYRAAMNWDHSEARQCHQHVTRIASAPDSYQAWPLNNSNMGTSSGSNQRLGASDPQLNPVASSLYSNMPSDALKEFLDTRTKIHYHLANIFPEEHVRAAMLIHPFETDPIEICIAILKMYPQ, translated from the exons ATGACCGTCGCCGGAAAG AGATACGTGGACTGTACTGTTTTGGAAACCGGAAGCATTGCTGACGCAGAGGATTCATCTTATGACAGCGATTACGAAGTCGAGGATTTGATTGCATCCACGAACGTTCATTCGCCAGTGGAACTGCAG GTGTCTGCTTCAAACCATTCAGATGTAtccagaactatctcagacaCCTTAGCCGCAGAATTTGCAGAATATGTCACAGTCCAAGGAAGTCCACCTATTCAGAGTCCAG gCTACACAGCTAGAGTAGAATTTGCGCTCAAACTTGGTTATACCGAACGATTAGTTCAAACAGCATTGCAAAAGTTGGGTCCAGATCCAGAGCAAAACGAGCTTTTAGCTGAATTGATAAAACTCGGTGCTAGTAGTTCTCAAAAATCAGTTGACACTCCAGAGGAGTCGGATAATGTTCTAGATACTGATATAGTGACAGATTTAAGCGGATGCTCCACTAGTCTCAGGCCTGTCGTTATCGATGGAAGCAATGTGGCGATGAGCCAtggaaataaagaagtattttcTTGTAGAGGAATCAAAATTTGTGTGGATTGGTTTAAAGCAAGAGGGCATGGAGAAATTACTGTATTTGTACCAAAATGGAGAAAAGAGGCTTCTAAAATTGATAATCCAATTGCTGACCAGGATATTCTAGGAGAATTAGAAAAGGACCGGTTATTGGTCTTCACACCATCTAG ATTAGTTGGTGGTAAAAGATTAGTTTGTTATGATGatcgttatattctaaaattagCAGCAGAGATTGATGGTATTGTTGTTAGCAATGATAATTATAGAGATTTGGCCCAAGAGAATCCAGAATTTCGAAAAGTCATAGAAGAGAGGATTTTGATGTATACTTTCGTAAATGATCGTTTTATGCCTCCAGACGATCCATTAGGCAGAAGTGGACCTACTTTGGAGAATTTTTTACGTATTATTCCAAAAAAAACTGATCCAGCCCCACCTTGTCCGTATGCAAAA AAATGTActtatggaaataaatgtaaattTCGACATCCAGAAAGAGGTCCTCATCCTCAAAAATCGGTTACAGAGAAACTAGTAGAACATGTACAAAAGCATCTTCAAATTAGAGGTCCAAATTCAAACCCTGTTGTACCAAGTAGTGTACCTTCCAAAATACCTCAGCATCAACCATTGTGTAAAACCAGATCAACTGTAACCACTAGTGCTCAATCGTTGCTTTCGGTTGTTAAAAGTAGATCTGTAGAAAATGTTACAATTGAGCAACCAATAAACTCTGGTACACATGGATCTCAAGTAACCTCAACCACAAATACTCAGG GTCACCGTTCTTCCATGTGGACAACAGGAAGGTTAAATAAACCAGATGCAGAATTACCAAATCCACATAGAAAACTTCAGAGGCAGTTAACATTGAATCCAGTATGTGATCCTCGACTTTGTCAATTACGACAGTATCAGCAAGCATCACAAACGGGTTCAGTATCAAAACCGTCTACAGTCACAACTTCTAGAGTGCAACACAGGCCTTTAACTAGACATTCCAGTAACGAATCACCTTACAGAGCTGCCATGAA TTGGGATCATTCTGAAGCACGACAATGTCACCAGCATGTAACTCGTATTGCTTCGGCGCCAGATTCGTATCAAGCTTGGCCACTAAATAATTCAAACATGGGTACATCATCAGGATCAAATCAACGATTGGGTGCCTCAGATCCACAATTAAATCCTGTCGCATCTTCGTTATACTCAAACATGCCTTCAGATGCACTGAAAGAATTTCTGGATACTAGAACAAAGATACATTATCATTTGGCAAATATTTTTCCTGAAGAACATGTGAGGGCTGCTATGTTAATTCATCCATTTGAAACAGATCCAATAGAGATCTGCATTGCTATTCTAAAGATGTATCCTCAATAA